Below is a window of Planococcus rifietoensis DNA.
CGTCAGGCGGGAAATGAGCGCGTGGTCCCGGTTGATGTCACGCAAGGATTTGTCGGTCACGGCGCTATGGATGTGGAGCGCGATAAATCCGATTTCGCCTTCCGGAAACACAATGCCCAGCTGGCGTTCGAACTCTTTCACAACACCCTTTGCCACTTGGTATTCTTTCGGATACAAGGACTCGATTTCGAACAAAAACGAATTCGAGAACTGCATATTCTGCTGGATGCGCTTGATGGCAAAAGACAAATGATCCGTCAATGCGACGTGGATGTGTTCATTCAACTCGGTACCCATCTGTTCCTCGATATATAAGAGCTGGTCGTTGATAAACGCGATGAGGTCTTCATCGATATACGGAATCATGTTGACGTATTGTTCCTTTTCCGCCTCGTCTTTTAACAGGAACGTCTTATCGGCATGATCGAACGAAATGACGTCGCCTTTTTTCCGGTTGAAGCCAAGGCCGTTTCCGATCAAGACGACTTCCTTATAGGCATCATGGCGGGCGATCACCACGTTGTTATTCAAAACTTTCTCGATGGTCAATAGCTGTTCCATGATTTCCTCCATTCCAAAAAAACGCCTCGATGTGTTAAGCATAATTCAAGTTATACAGGAAATGGGGATAAAAAAACAAGCTCGAGATTTGGAATGGGGGGTGTGGTATCGGTTTTGTCCCTGTGCACCACACAATTCGAGCGAGGAGAATGGCGGCGGGAGTGGGTTTGGGTACGGAATCGTCCCTGTGCAAGACACAATTTAAGCAGAAAAAACGTGAAGACCCTCCGAGAATACGGCGGGTCTTCACGTTTTTTAGTATTTCTACATATATTTACAAAATGATAAAGCAAATCACACATTTAATCCGTCCAGAATGCTCTACGATTCTGGGGCTTTCATGTGTCTTTTCACCGGAATTGTGTCTTGCACAGGGACGCACTGGATCAGATATAAACAGAAAAACTCCGTCGTACCAACATTCCCGATCGTGTTCTGGCACTTGAATTGTGTGGTGCACAGGGACGGACAGAAAAGCCGGATGCCCGGTCAGCTGAACATATTAATAGAAGTGATGATGATCGGCATCGCGAATACGTCGATCAGGAAAGCGCCGACAATCGGCACGACAAGATAGGCTTTTTGCGACTGGCCGTATTTCGAGACGATGGCTTCCATATTGGCCATGGCGTTCGGCGTAGCGCCGAGGCCGTGGCCGGTGAATCCGCCAACCATTACGGCTGCGTCGTAATCTTTGCCTAATAGGCGGAACAGGACGAAGATGCCGAATAGGGCGATGAACAAAACTTGTACTACGATGATGATTAGCAGCGGAAGGGCCAGTTCAGCGACTTCCCATAGCTTGATGCTCATGAGCGCCATCGATAGGAAAATGCTTAGGGTGATGTCGCCGATGATGCCGATTGTTTTCATTTCAATGATGTTGTCGTTCATGCGGTCAAGAATATTGCGGACGATGACGGCGACGAACATGGCGCTGACATAGCCCGGCAAGGCGAAGTCTGTGACTGCCGTGAACCATTCGCCGAGGTAAGAGCCGAGCGCCATACAGAAGCCAATGACGAATAACTGAATCATGAAGACGCGCGAAGTGATTGGAGCGGCCATCGATGAAATGGGATTGTTCGGTTTTGATGATGCGAAATCCGGTTCTTCTGTTGATTTCAGATCGTACTTATTAATCAAGTGCTTGACGATCGGGCCGCCGATGAGGCCGCCAGCGACTAATCCGACAGTGGCTGCGGCAAGTCCGATAGATAAAGCACCTTCTACACCCAATTCTTCAATCGTCGTACCGAAGGCAGTGGCAGCACCATGCCCGCCTTCCATGGAGACGGCACCGACCATGACGCCAATCAATGGATCCAAGTTCAAGAGCGAGGCGAGAGAAATGCCGATGGCGCTTTGAACGAGTGCCAAGAAACCACAGGCGAGCCAATAGATGACGAGCAGCTTGCCGCCGAGTTTAACAAGTGCGAAGCTTGCCCCGATCCCGACAGTCGTGAAGAAGGTCAGCATGAACAACCCTTGCAGCGACGTGTCGAGTGTTACTTCCGCAAGCCCCGTAGCTCTAAGGGCAGTGAGCACAAGAGCGACGAGCAGCCCGCCGACGACAGGTGCAGGGATGCAGTATTTCTCCAGGATTTTGATTTTGGAATTCAAATAAGAGCCAATCATGAACACTGCGATGGCGAGGAAGATTGTGGTCACTTGGTTTAATTCGATTAGCATCGTGTCACTCCTTTTCCATTACTTTGTCAGCAAATCCATCCATGGCTTCTGCCACGAGGTAGGCTGCGAGCTTAACGGTCCTGCCATTTTCATCGAGCAGCGGATTCACTTCCGAAATATCAAAGCTCCGTATATTTGCCTTGCGGGTGATATAGCTGATTAAGTTGCGCACGAGCAAG
It encodes the following:
- the glcT gene encoding glucose PTS transporter transcription antiterminator GlcT; the protein is MEQLLTIEKVLNNNVVIARHDAYKEVVLIGNGLGFNRKKGDVISFDHADKTFLLKDEAEKEQYVNMIPYIDEDLIAFINDQLLYIEEQMGTELNEHIHVALTDHLSFAIKRIQQNMQFSNSFLFEIESLYPKEYQVAKGVVKEFERQLGIVFPEGEIGFIALHIHSAVTDKSLRDINRDHALISRLTELIEDGLKVDLSKDNVNYHRLIQHLHRAIDRIHHGESLGDENKLQELLKAEYPVCYNLAWKLIKVMQNQLKKPVDEAEVLYLTIHLQRLTHTN
- the gltS gene encoding sodium/glutamate symporter — its product is MLIELNQVTTIFLAIAVFMIGSYLNSKIKILEKYCIPAPVVGGLLVALVLTALRATGLAEVTLDTSLQGLFMLTFFTTVGIGASFALVKLGGKLLVIYWLACGFLALVQSAIGISLASLLNLDPLIGVMVGAVSMEGGHGAATAFGTTIEELGVEGALSIGLAAATVGLVAGGLIGGPIVKHLINKYDLKSTEEPDFASSKPNNPISSMAAPITSRVFMIQLFVIGFCMALGSYLGEWFTAVTDFALPGYVSAMFVAVIVRNILDRMNDNIIEMKTIGIIGDITLSIFLSMALMSIKLWEVAELALPLLIIIVVQVLFIALFGIFVLFRLLGKDYDAAVMVGGFTGHGLGATPNAMANMEAIVSKYGQSQKAYLVVPIVGAFLIDVFAMPIIITSINMFS